One genomic window of Apteryx mantelli isolate bAptMan1 chromosome 35, bAptMan1.hap1, whole genome shotgun sequence includes the following:
- the B9D2 gene encoding B9 domain-containing protein 2, with translation MAELHVIGQIVGASGFDESSLFCKWDIHAGSAWKLLAGRREGQTQVDDPQADDVAYWCHPIDVHFATKGLQGWPRLHLQVWHRDAFGRSALAGYGFCAVPARAGWHGVACGTWRPRGGPRQRLARRLLGGGPQLRRPGPALGAAERFRLRTEAAGTVHLQLAVLPRHFARYGVQS, from the exons ATGGCGGAGCTGCACGTCATCGGGCAGATCGTGGGCGCCAGCGGCTTCGACGAGAGCAGCCTCTTCTGCAAGTGGGACATCCACGCCG GCAGCGCCTGGAAGCTGCTGGCGGGGCGGCGCGAGGGGCAGACGCAGGTTGACGACCCGCAGGCCGACGACGTGGCCTACTGGTGCCACCCCATCGACGTGCACTTCGCCACCAAGGGGCTGCAAG GGTGGCCCCGGCTGCACCTGCAGGTCTGGCACCGCGACGCCTTCGGGCGCAGCGCGCTGGCCGGCTACGGCTTCTGCGCGGTGCCGGCACGCGCCGGCTGGCACGGCGTGGCCTGCGGCACGTGGCGCCCGCGCGGGGGTCCCCGGCAGCGCCTGGCGCGACGCCTCCTCGGCGGCGGCCCCCAgctgcgccggcccggccccgcgctgggcgCCGCCGAGCGCTTCCGCCTCCGCACCGAGGCCGCCGGCACCGTCCACCTGCAGCTCGCCGTGCTGCCGCGCCACTTCGCCCGCTACGGCGTCCAGAGCtag
- the EXOSC5 gene encoding exosome complex component RRP46 encodes MATAEEEEDGGGGGGCCLRPFSCEQGLLSRPDGSAAFIQGDTSVLAGLYGPGEVKGSKELPDQAALEVLLRPKVGLPAVTPRLGRGGGAQREQLIRRTCEAVLLGALHPRTAVTLVLQVLSDIGSLLSCCLNAACLGLLDAGLPLASLFCGVTCALRPDGRLLLDPTARQEQEARAVLTFAIDSADGKVLAATAKGSCSAEELQQCLAAAQRAAATIFRFYRDSLRRKYSKW; translated from the exons ATGGCgacggcggaggaggaggaggatggcggcggcggcggcgggtgctgcCTGCGGCCCTTCTCgtgtgagcaggggctgctctcgcGGCCCGACGGCTCCGCCGCCTTTATCCAGG GGGACACGTCGGTGCTGGCCGGGCTCTACGGCCCCGGCGAGGTGAAGGGCAGCAAGGAGCTGCCGGACCAGGCGGCGCTGGAGGTGCTGCTGCGCCCCAAGGTGGGGCTGCCAG ccgtgacCCCCCGTTTGGGCAGGGGTGGCGGAGCGCAGCGGGAGCAGCTGATCCGGCGCACGTGCGAGGCCGTGCTCCTGGGGGCCCTGCACCCCCGCACCGCCGTCACCCTGGTGCTGCAGGTGCTCAGCGAC ATTGGCAGT CTGCTGTCGTGCTGCCTCAACGccgcctgcctggggctgctggaCGCGGGGCTGCCGCTGGCCTCGCTCTTCTGCGGCGTCACCTGCGCCCTGCGGCCCGACGGGCGCCTGCTGCTCGACCCCACGGCGCGCCAGGAGCAG GAGGCCCGCGCCGTCCTCACCTTCGCCATCGACAGCGCCGACGGCAAGGTGCTGGCGGCCACCGCCAAGGGCAGCTGCTCGGCCGAGGAG CTGCAGCAGTGCCTCGCCGCCGCCCAGCGCGCCGCCGCCACCATCTTCCGCTTCTACCGCGACTCCCTGCGCCGCAAGTACTCCAAGTGGTGA
- the CCDC97 gene encoding coiled-coil domain-containing protein 97 isoform X2: protein MAAAGSAGEEPRGPAVTERHPKATEHVPTVEKDPKVMKQDPMVEQDPKVMEEDPRVMEQNPKMTEQDPKMMEQDPKVMEQDPMVEQDPKVMEQDPKTMEQDPKMMEQDPKVMEQDPKMMEQDPKVMEQDPKTMEQDLKMTEQDPKVPGPDPAAVEAMLAAVAGSRLRVRSQQQGEPELTAAERRRELRELFRRKPLVFLERFHGALGAEHLGCFAHLGARYEVAFYCEEVRRAARDARRRRHRDTRRRNRRYAALQQLIQGGEYFSEEEMRAREPLLYEQYIGQYRDAEGAPAAPPGPTAAPHGPPAPPHGPPAPPPALGPLAQLLLRSVEEAAVQQRLRGQRQREDACAEEEEESEEEGAGAGPDAWVPDVAERAMLRAEFTSRMHQRFLDGEDGDFDYSQVDDNPELDNLDIVSRDAEERYFDGEEPGAAPAPEPE, encoded by the exons atggcggcggcgg GCAGCGCCGgcgaggagccccggggccccgcggtgACGGAGCGGCACCCCAAGGCGACGGAGCATGTCCCCACGGTGGAGAAGGACCCCAAAGTGATGAAGCAGGACCCCATGGTGGAGCAAGACCCCAAGGTGATGGAGGAAGACCCCAGGGTGATGGAGCAGAACCCCAAGATGACGGAGCAGGACCCCAAGATGATGGAGCAGGACCCCAAGGTGATGGAGCAGGACCCCATGGTGGAGCAAGACCCCAAGGTGATGGAACAAGACCCCAAGACGATGGAGCAGGACCCCAAGATGATGGAGCAAGACCCCAAGGTGATGGAGCAGGACCCCAAGATGATGGAGCAAGACCCCAAGGTGATGGAGCAAGACCCCAAGACGATGGAGCAGGACCTCAAGATGACGGAGCAAGACCCCAAGGTGCCGGGGCCGGACCCGGCGGCGGTGGAGGCCAtgctggcggcggtggcgggcagCCGGCTGCGGGTGCGGAGCCAGCAGCAGGGCGAGCCGGAGCTGACGGCGGCCGAGCGGAGGCGGGAGCTGCGGGAGCTCTTCCGCCGCAAGCCGCTCGTCTTCCTGGAGCGCTTCCACGGGGCGCTGGGCGCCGAGCACCTGGGCTGCTTCGCCCACCTGGGCGCCCGCTACGAGGTGGCCTTCTACTGCGAGGAGGTGCGGCGGGCCGCCCGCgacgcccgccgccgccgccaccgcgacACCCGCCGCCGCAACCGCCGCTACGCCGCCCTCCAGCAGCTCATCCAAG GCGGCGAGTACTTCAGCGAGGAGGAGATGCGGGCGCGGGAGCCGCTGCTCTACGAGCAGTACATCGGGCAGTACCGGGACGCCGagggggccccggcggcgccccccggccccacggcagcgccccacggccccccggcgccgccccacggccccccggcgccgccccccgccctgggacccctggcccagctgctgctGCGCTCGGTGGAGGAGGCGGCCGTGCAGCAGCGCCTGCGCGGGCAGCGCCAGCGCGAGGACGCCtgcgccgaggaggaggaggagagcgaag aggagggggcgggcgcgggcccggacgcctgggtccccgacGTGGCCGAGCGAGCCATGCTGCGCGCCGAGTTCACCAGCCGCATGCACCAGCGCTTCCTCGACGGCGAGGACGGCGACTTCGACTACAg CCAGGTGGACGACAACCCCGAGCTGGACAACCTGGACATCGTGTCGCGCGACGCCGAGGAGCGGTACTTCGACGGCGAggagcccggcgccgcccccgcgcccgagCCCGAGTAG
- the TGFB1 gene encoding transforming growth factor beta-1 proprotein produces the protein MELAALLALLGAAQALLLLGAARALSTCRTLDLELARRKRIEAIRGQILSKLRLAAPPAEAPERPLPDEVAALYNSSREALRQRAKLRQAAPPPDDYYALELHRFPAERGTGEGPLERWQPTSHSTFFVFNTSRMRAEIGHEALLHRAELRMLRQRAAAETLGAEQRLELYQGYGNASWRYLHGRSVQATAEDEWLWFDVTDVIHQWISGREPLGVFKLSVHCPCERGPGGPEDMKITIEGFERQRGDMQGIAQRRQRGPYVLAMALPPERANELHSARRRRALDTDYCFETEEKNCCVRPLYIDFRKDLQWKWIHEPKGYMANFCMGPCPYVWSADTQYTKVLALYNQHNPGASAAPCCVPQALDPLPIVYYVGRKARVEQLSNMVVRACKCS, from the exons ATGGAGCTggcggcgctgctggcgctgctggggGCGGCgcaggcgctgctgctgctgggggcggcgcgggcgctctcCACCTGCCGCACGCTCGACCTGGAGCTGGCGCGGCGGAAGCGCATCGAGGCGATTCGCGGGCAGATCCTGAGCAAGCTGCGCttggcggcgccgcccgccgaggCCCCCGAGCGGCCGCTGCCCGACGAGGTGGCGGCGCTTTACAACAGCAGCCGCGAGGCGCTGCGGCAGCGGGCGAAGCTCCgccaggccgcgccgccgcccgacgACTACTACGCGCTGGAGCTGCACCGCTTCCCGGCCGAGCGCGGCACGGGCGAGG ggcccctggAGCGCTGGCAGCCCACGAGCCACAGCACCTTCTTCGTGTTCAACACGTCGCGGATGCGGGCCGAGATCGGGCACGAGGCCCTGCTGCACCGGGCCGAGCTGCGCATGCTGCGGCAGCGGGCGGCCGCCGAGACGCTGGGCGCCGAGCAGCGCCTCGAGCTCTACCAG GGCTACGGCAACGCCTCGTGGCGGTACCTGCACGGGCGCTCGGTGCAGGCCACGGCCGAGGACGAGTGGCTCTGGTTCGACGTCACCGACGTCATTCACCAGTGGATCAGCGGCAGAG AGCCGCTGGGCGTGTTCAAGCTGAGCGTGCACTGCCCGTGCgagcggggccccggcggccccgagGACATGAAGATCACCATTGAGG GCTTCGAGCGGCAGCGGGGCGACATGCAGGGCATCGCGCAGCGGCGCCAGCGGGGGCCCTACGTGCTGGCCATGGCGCTGCCGCCCGAGCGGGCCAACGAGCTGCAcagcgcccggcgccggcgcgcCCTCGACACCGACTACTGCTTCGA GACGGAGGAGAAGAACTGCTGCGTGCGGCCGCTCTACATCGACTTCCGCAAGGATCTGCAGTGGAAGTGGATCCACGAGCCCAAGGGCTACATGGCGAACTTCTGCATGGGGCCCTGCCCCTACGTGTGGAGCGCCGACACGCAGTACACCAAG gTGCTGGCGCTGTACAACCAGCACAACCCCGGGGCGTCGGCGGCGCCGTGCTGCGTGCCGCAGGCCCTCGACCCGCTGCCCATCGTCTACTACGTGGGGCGCAAGGCGCGCGTGGAGCAGCTCTCCAACATGGTCGTCCGCGCCTGCAAGTGCagctga
- the CCDC97 gene encoding coiled-coil domain-containing protein 97 isoform X1: MAAAVVRLQPIPGADTDGLPSSPGSAGEEPRGPAVTERHPKATEHVPTVEKDPKVMKQDPMVEQDPKVMEEDPRVMEQNPKMTEQDPKMMEQDPKVMEQDPMVEQDPKVMEQDPKTMEQDPKMMEQDPKVMEQDPKMMEQDPKVMEQDPKTMEQDLKMTEQDPKVPGPDPAAVEAMLAAVAGSRLRVRSQQQGEPELTAAERRRELRELFRRKPLVFLERFHGALGAEHLGCFAHLGARYEVAFYCEEVRRAARDARRRRHRDTRRRNRRYAALQQLIQGGEYFSEEEMRAREPLLYEQYIGQYRDAEGAPAAPPGPTAAPHGPPAPPHGPPAPPPALGPLAQLLLRSVEEAAVQQRLRGQRQREDACAEEEEESEEEGAGAGPDAWVPDVAERAMLRAEFTSRMHQRFLDGEDGDFDYSQVDDNPELDNLDIVSRDAEERYFDGEEPGAAPAPEPE; encoded by the exons atggcggcggcgg TTGTCCGGCTCCAGCCCATCCCCGGCGCTGACACCGACGGCCTCCCCTCGTCCCCAGGCAGCGCCGgcgaggagccccggggccccgcggtgACGGAGCGGCACCCCAAGGCGACGGAGCATGTCCCCACGGTGGAGAAGGACCCCAAAGTGATGAAGCAGGACCCCATGGTGGAGCAAGACCCCAAGGTGATGGAGGAAGACCCCAGGGTGATGGAGCAGAACCCCAAGATGACGGAGCAGGACCCCAAGATGATGGAGCAGGACCCCAAGGTGATGGAGCAGGACCCCATGGTGGAGCAAGACCCCAAGGTGATGGAACAAGACCCCAAGACGATGGAGCAGGACCCCAAGATGATGGAGCAAGACCCCAAGGTGATGGAGCAGGACCCCAAGATGATGGAGCAAGACCCCAAGGTGATGGAGCAAGACCCCAAGACGATGGAGCAGGACCTCAAGATGACGGAGCAAGACCCCAAGGTGCCGGGGCCGGACCCGGCGGCGGTGGAGGCCAtgctggcggcggtggcgggcagCCGGCTGCGGGTGCGGAGCCAGCAGCAGGGCGAGCCGGAGCTGACGGCGGCCGAGCGGAGGCGGGAGCTGCGGGAGCTCTTCCGCCGCAAGCCGCTCGTCTTCCTGGAGCGCTTCCACGGGGCGCTGGGCGCCGAGCACCTGGGCTGCTTCGCCCACCTGGGCGCCCGCTACGAGGTGGCCTTCTACTGCGAGGAGGTGCGGCGGGCCGCCCGCgacgcccgccgccgccgccaccgcgacACCCGCCGCCGCAACCGCCGCTACGCCGCCCTCCAGCAGCTCATCCAAG GCGGCGAGTACTTCAGCGAGGAGGAGATGCGGGCGCGGGAGCCGCTGCTCTACGAGCAGTACATCGGGCAGTACCGGGACGCCGagggggccccggcggcgccccccggccccacggcagcgccccacggccccccggcgccgccccacggccccccggcgccgccccccgccctgggacccctggcccagctgctgctGCGCTCGGTGGAGGAGGCGGCCGTGCAGCAGCGCCTGCGCGGGCAGCGCCAGCGCGAGGACGCCtgcgccgaggaggaggaggagagcgaag aggagggggcgggcgcgggcccggacgcctgggtccccgacGTGGCCGAGCGAGCCATGCTGCGCGCCGAGTTCACCAGCCGCATGCACCAGCGCTTCCTCGACGGCGAGGACGGCGACTTCGACTACAg CCAGGTGGACGACAACCCCGAGCTGGACAACCTGGACATCGTGTCGCGCGACGCCGAGGAGCGGTACTTCGACGGCGAggagcccggcgccgcccccgcgcccgagCCCGAGTAG